GAGTTGTCATTAAAGCCGCATGCTAAAACTATCTCTGCCTCCCACAACCAAGGACTACCTCTTCAGTTTGTCTTTTTCCCCCTGAACACATCAGCAGCCTAAGAGTTGATCCAGACCTCTTCAGTGAACACTTTAAAACCCAGCAGTCACAACAAAGATGTCTTATTTCTTGAAAGGTGGTTTAAAGAATTGCTGCAAAGCCAGTGAACAGTTCCACCTTGGTTCCAAGGATGGAAGAATATATGTCTAGAAGTACCACTAGAACAGGAAAATTACTTCCCACTTCCCTCCTGCTCATCAGGGCAATGAACCTGTAGGATATTTTATACTCATACAGCAGTCTCTGTTTCTTACTAAGGCAGGTCCCTTTGAAGTCTGATGCAGCATACCTAGATTGATTAGGGTAACACTCCCTCCTGTACCAATTTTGGCAGGGATACAGTTAGTTCTCTTCATAGTTGATATATTGCTGTATTTTAGATCTGGGACCAAAACAGCATCAAAAAACCACTACtgttttagctgttgctgaaGAGCACTTACACGGCCACAAGACTTTCTGTGTCTCAGCGTATAGGCTGAGGGTTGGGAAGGGGACACAGCttggacagctgacccaaactgactaAAGGGATAATTCATACCATATGACactgtgctcagcaataaaagctggtgGAAAGGAGGAAACAGGGAGATGTTCAGAACGATGGTGTCTGTTTTCTCAAGTGACaattacacatgatggagccctgctgtcctgtagATGGCTGAAGGTTTACTTgtccatgggaagtggtgaatggaTTCCtgggtttgctttgcttgtgcacacAGCTTTTCTTAAACtattgaactgtctttatctcaacccatcagttttctcacttttgtccttctgattctctcccacatccCACTGTGGGGGAGCAAGCATGCAGCTGTGTAGAGCTTAGATGCCTATGAGAGTTAACGCACAACACCTCCAGCTTCCCCCATCAGTTCTGTTGTCCTCTCTCCTCTCATGTTACCTGGGTCTTCAGTGTCAAAACTTGGTCTGCcagctcctccttctcctctttcagcAGCTTGTGGATCTGGTTGGACTTGATACGTTCTGACATCAGCTTGAAGTTGGCATCATCCTTTTCCCGCAGCTGCTGCATCAGGCGGATGTTCTGCTCCTGCATGTCCTCAAAAGCTTGGCCTGTGACATCCATTTCGGACAGCAGAGCCTCCTCCTCCTGCAACAGAATCACAGGTTCTGGCAAAACTGTTTCTTGTACCCCCATCTATGACCCTGAACATTTTACCCTGAGACACCAAACCTATCAGAAATGAAGGAAGATGTCTCAGTATCACAGAACAGTGTCTTCCCAGCAACCAGAAAACATTGCTTCCTAGAAGCCTGCATCACAGCAGAGATGGCTTGAATTAGAAGGTGTAGAAAAGGGACGGTCATCTTCACAAGCATTCAGAGACTGTGGCTTGTCTGctggcaaaatcagctgtgacaCAGTTGTTGCCAGAGCTGGGCAGCAACCAGCTCCCAAGTCCAGACAGTTGGCTCAATAGCTGTCATATACACTAGGCTAATAATTCTACGTGTGGACAAATCAACATCTTCCAACTAAGGGGCTGCCACACTCCTCATACTTGCTTAGGCCTCTTCAGCATTAAAGAAGTGATAAGATAGAACAGTTCTGTACTATAAggaaaagaatctgaattctaaAAAAGCCTATGTCTATCTAGTCACTGTCCTGTCTCTCCTCTGCTGAGGTGGTCCTGCTCTCTTATCATTAGATGAAGCCCTTTTTTTGTGGAAGCAGGTATGTCAGAGTAGCACACACATGCATTAATTATATGAACTGTGCAGataatactttttaaaagatATCCCCTAACAGCTGATCCAGCCATCCCTCCTCTGTGCTCTTCACCTAGGCCATAAACAATCAAACATTCTCTACCACCCCCATGAGCTTTATGACACTCCAGTGttatgaggttttttttaattgttgttggtttttggctAGTTGAGTTTCTTCCCCTTTGATGAAGAGGGACAAAACTCACATCTCTGGCAcatagagagagagaaatgccTCCTCTCAGGTAACCTTCCTGGCTGTAACCGAAGGCAGTTCCTTCCCAGGTGCTCCAACCAAGACAGAACTTGTCTGAAACTTCTCACCTGCTTAGCCATGGCTAGTTTCTTCTGCAAATATTCAATTTGTTCCTCCACTGCTCGGATCTTGCGGAGGGCATCCTCATCAGCCATCTTTTtactctcctttttctccttgtcTTCCAGTTCTTTCACCCTCTGCCTCAGTTCTTCCAGCTACGCCAAGCACAGAACAGAAATAACACTAAACACAAGAATGTGGCCTGAACAATGTTAAGAGCCTGTTTACCCCACAATTCTCTGAAACATGGAAGAAACTGCCTTCAAagcataggaaaagaaaaattatcttgACAGGACAGTGTATTACTGCCAGATGGACCATTAAGATGAGCTGCAAGTCCAAGATCTtgattttaaaagctttgaaaattcTATAGCATGTTTTGTCACAGTGGGAACATTAGTCTCTTGCAGTTGTATATGTAAAGGTATGTGCATAGACAGCATTTGCTTCTTAAAGGGTGTCTGGTCACAGACCTTCTTCAATACAAAAAGGTATAATAAGAAAAAGAGGAAGCCATAACCAAAACAAACGGACACACGAACCTGATAAAGGGtaagggaggcagtgatgagaacCAAACCTGGTCAGTAATAGCAACTGTTGAGAGCGTGAGAATATTCCAGCAAGGTTATCTGACTGTGGACTCTGTCAATTGAGAAACTAAGGGGGACAAGGGGTGACCAAAAACAAAATATACAGAGGCACAGACCTGACAAAACAAACATGGGGACAAAGGCAAGAAACAAATGACCCCAGTCATATCAGCTGATAAGCTACCAAGAAAGTACAGGTACTGCTTCCAGGAAGATCAACCTGGACTTTGCAATTGATAAGACTGCAAACCAGGGGCAGATTCTGGACTGGGAGGGCTGTGGGAATCAACCAAGTTGTACAAACCCAGGAGGGATGTACAGAGTAAGGGAGAGCAAGGATGAACAAACTGGGGTTAGACAAGAGAAGGGTGTAAAAGGAGCTGGTCATATGTAAACCACCGGCAATCAGTGCACACTTGTCTGCCTCAGCCCCACATATGATCACTGCAGCCTGTCCTATCTTCTTGTATcttcttattaaatattttcttaactcTCTACTTCATGTGTACATGTGCTGCGGGGACTAAGTGCTAGCTACAGGTGAGACCTGTACGTGAAGAAAGAGGGCCCAGGACCACAGGGTTACCAGAGAGATGGAGAGGCCATGCTGGTACTTGAGGGATGTGCAAATGCATGTGTGTTTGTGAACCTAGAGAGTGTTGCGCCTGTGCCTGCACAACAGACCTTCTATTTCTACCagttgaggaggaggaaggggacttGCCTGTCAATGCTTATGTTTTGTTTGCATCCAATATACGTGCTGTTGAAGGCAGCACACTGCCTGTGGCAGTGTGACTGGTGGCATCAGTGTCCTCTGTGTGTGTAGGTCTCTGGGACATTCCAAAatctagacattaggaaaaggttcttcacccagagggtgctggagcactggaacaggctccccagggaggtgtcacagccccacagtgttcaagaagagactgaacaacgtcctcagacacatggtgtgaactgtggggttgtcatgtgcagggacaggagatggactccatgatccttgtaggtcccttccagcccaggacattctatgattctattatttcccCGTTCATCTCTATTCCCTATTCTAATCTCTTCTAAGACAAAAATGAGAAGAGGAACAATCTTCAGTTTTGAAGACAAAAATAACACAGTTCAGGTGCAGAgtagcaaaaatacatttttaagtaaCACactaaagagaaaagagaaattataCTTACCTCAGCTTTTGCCTTCTTCTCAGCTGCCATCAGTTGCACCTTATCTCTCTGCTCTTTGGGGGCAGAGCGGTACATATCTAGCAACAGCTTCATCTCCTTCTGGCTCTCCTGAGCCTTCCTAGAGACAGAGAAACATACAATTGTGAGAAGACAGCAGAAAAGTTATGCTGTTACATACACAGCACAAGAGTCAGAGCAACATTCTCTCCATCTCCCACATGGTATGTATATGGAGTCATCCTTAGCTCATCTTACCCTGGTAATGTAAAATAGCCAAAGCGTAGAGGCTGGAGGCTGAAAATAAACATGTTCAGGTACATACAGGCTGAAAAGCCAAGAGAAGTGTGGTGGGCAGGAGACATGTACCCTAATAGTAAGCAACTATCCATCCCTGCCTTGGTACTGATGCAAGACAAGGAAGACTACTGTGCCCTTCATTAATAACTTGCTGCGGTAAAGCTTAACACAATTGTTGTGACAGCAACAAATAAATATTACTCGACCCACACTACGAAGTATCTGGTTTGGCAATTCATGCTTTACGTTATCATAGAAGAAATGTTACTACATTGTCCAACGACAATTGAGTTATAGAGGGTGTCAGAAACCTTTCACTTCAATGAACCTAATCTTGTAAGCACAAGCTTCAAGCCATGTCTTGAACACCACAGTTTGGGCACTACTCAAGCAGGAAACGGAAGAACAACAATTCATACTTGAGCTCAGCCTTCAGCTGCTTTATCGCTTCAGcctctttctttcttccatcttcatgcttccctttctccttctctttggaCTCTCTCTCCTTCTCAGATTCCTTCTGCTTCTGCTTTTCCCGCTCtcgttccttttccttttctttttctttctctcgctctctctctttctccttttccttctctcgttccctctccctctcccgtCTCTCTCGCTCCCGTTCCTCTTCATCTCGCCTGGCCTTCATTTCATTAACGTCTTCAGAAGCAGCCTTGGGGACAGACACTTGGGCAGAAGGATCATCAGGTTCCTGTTTGATTTCTGGAGGTTCCTCCTTTGTGTCTTCTGTGCTGGACTGGGACTGTAAGAGAGCACTACCACTGCGAGAGCGGATCTGTTGTGGAATAGCAAGAAAGaagacacagaagaaaacaaaccattaAGTTCTCAGCCAGAAATCTACCTTATCCCCTGTCCCTGGTCTTCCCAGGTCCATGTTCACATACACCTTTTCATAATTGTTACTATTTTTCATGGAGCACTATCCAGCTACAAAGGAAGACTATTCATTTAGTGAGTGGAAGGAGCAGAGAGTAGAGTTCCATAGAAAATTACATTGCATCCTGCATGCCGTAACAGAAAGGCTGATACTGCATTCCCCCTTCTAAGCTTCTCCTGCTCTTTTCTGGCATTTCCTCCTCTGATACCTTGCTCAAGTCAGATTGGGCCTCTCTCAGTTTGCGCTTGTATCTTAACACCTCTCCCTTCAGCTGGTGGTTATGATTTTGGAGGCTGCTGATGAGATGACGCATCTCCCGATTAATTGGGCCTACAAAAAGAGAAACACAACTGTAGCAAATCACATTTACGCTGACTTTCTGCGAGGACTTTCATGGAGATGGAGAACAAGCTAAGTGACAAAGAACCAAAATAAGACTATTAATATTGTGCCACACAGCAGAGCAACACAACACATTCACAGAAAAATGTCATGCTGGTTTTACATGCAACTGTAAGTCCTTGCAAATTCTGAGTTCTGATTTCCCCTTACCATTACTTTTTCCTCACAGTCCTAAGGGAAATGTGTCATGCTACAAAAAAACCTATGATTTAAATGctaatttagaaataaattcATCATTTCCTCTGATGAAATATGAAAATGACTGGTTTCCTGTCCAGGCTGTCATTTCAGACTCATAAATTAATTCCCCACAAAAGCAATTTttaataatgcaaaatattttgtcataaACCAAATTATTAGCAAAATGTATGTATTTTGCAGTATCTAAAAGGAAGTCAGATAACATGGAACTGGCCTCCATAGAACACGTAAAGAGCTTTGTTTTTTGAGATAAAGACCTGCCAGAACAAGTATTTATCAATAACAGACAAAGAATCAAACAAGtatgctgtttgcttgttttcaagCACAGCAGAAAAACTCCATACCTGCTTGTTCATTGGCAGCAAGTGTCTGTTCAAACTCTATCCTCAGCATCTCATATTCTTTGCGAACTTGTGCCAGGGTGTCCTCTAGCTGAATCACCTCTGTGCGTAGCTTCTTGTGAAGGCTGACCTCGTCCCTCTGAAGAGTAAGAAGCAGACAGAACGTGGCTCTGTGACCCTCGAGCATCTCTCACCCCATCAACATGATATCAGCACAGATTAATTACTGCTAGGAAGATAAATCTCCTAAGCATCCCCAGAGCTACTCAGACCCAGTAGTGATGGTTAATGGGATAACAGTATTCTCCAGTCTGATGGAGcagaggttggacattaggaaaaggctcttcacccagagggtgctggagcactggaacaggctccccagggaggtgtcacggccccaagtctgacagtgttcaagaagagactggacaacatcatcagacacacggtgtgaactacggggctgtcatgtgcagggacaggagttggactcgatgatccatgtggatcccttccaactcacaacattctatgattctgttctatgattctacctcgaTTAGTTCCACCTGGCGCTGGTGTGTGGTGCGGGTGCCATGAAGCAGAGTGCGGGCCTCATCAAGATGAGCCTTCAGCTGGAGACTCTCATTATACAACACAGAAAATTGGGACTGCATGCAGCGATATTCTGGGGTCTCCTTCACAGCCTCTTCCACTGCTCGTCGCAGCTCAACCTAGTCAGGAGACAAGAAAATGCCACAGGAAGAGTAATTATCTCATTTTCTTTGGCATCTATTTTGCAAGGTAGAAGAACAGTGCAAGCTGCCAcaagcaaaagcaaaagcagaactTTAATAGCACTGCTGTGAAGTGATATGCTCCAGTATCCATTTAAAAAgtctgtgccttctctgtatggACTGGGCTGTTTGTCCTGCATAGTGACATGACAAGAGTTTTTGATTCTCATGTTCTGCAATAGTTTCTCTCAAAGATATGAGTTTGGAAAACATCATATACCATTTCAATGGTTTTACTGTAAAACCATAACTACCTAAATCAACAAAGATGGGCATATAGAAAAGTGTAACAGAAAACACATGCACAAACAGGCATTATGTTAGCTTTCTACCAGTAACAGATACAATGACTGAAGAGAAATGAGAGAAAGCAGAAGTACAGAATTTGaattttccttacaaaaaaagTTAACTCATGATTCTGACTACCAGCAGTGAAACAGaaacacatatgcacacatacagttcaacaaaaattaagagaaaaggaaagctgtAAGCCAAAGGGTCTTTCAAAACAAACTCATGTGGATAAACAGAATTTAGAGATGCCTCAAGGCAGTTTTGGGAATCTCAACTCTGAAACCTAGGTTATCGCATCAGACATTTCTTATAACAGGCTAAAATATCTGTTGATCACTAAGATACACAAAGAACAATCTAAATTTTATCTACTACACATTTACAGCTTTTTGTGTTACCACTATTAAGACATAAGAAACTTGTACACTCTTTCCTATATATCCACTCTACCACTCTGGGAAAGATTTAAGTTAATTGACTCTTTCAAAAGCCTAGCTCTCCTACACTAGTTTCCcgattttttcagttttctgtttccACTTGCACGGGGAAGGTGAAAGAAGAATCAATATCCGTAAACAAGCTAAATCAGTTTTAACTAGACATCATTAAAATCTACCAGATAGATCGGAATGGAAAATGTGAAATAAGAAACCACTACAATTTCCAATAATGACCACATGGTGTCATCAATGCACTGAACTGCAAGTTAAAGTCACACAAACTTGCTAAATTGTATCTGGTACAAAATATAACATAGTTGAAGTGTAAACACAGAATAGAATAATGATGTTTTCCAGAGACAGTACAGCAAGACAGAGAGGAGCCAACCACACAGAACACCTTCATCCTCAAACAGGTACAGATGTCTCACCTTGAGTTTTTCATTCTGTGTTGTTACTTCCTCAAGATCCTGGCGTAGTTCCTCCAACTCATTGAGGCGATTGACAGCAAGCTCTTTATTCTCTTCCAGCTCTGCATTCATCTCTTCAAACTGTTGGGAATAAACTGCTTGTAAATCCTACTGTTACTGTATCTACTGAGGGTACTAATTAAGTAACTGTTTATATATTAACAGAAATTGCAGACTTAACAGTCAGGTACCAATACCAAGCAAGAGAGAGTCTATTTCCATCAAGCGTGTTTCATAAGCTTGCACACAGACAAAATGGATTGGCCAGAGCCACCCAGGTTTGTGGCAAAGGAGGTATCTAAATTCCGTTCCAATCCATGGCCCTACGCACAAGCTCTCCTTGACTTCACTCTTCCCTTTGTCTACAACCAAGCCCCTGACATTACCTTGCGGGCATTAATGGTGATCGTGCCCCCATAGAGGCTGCTCCCAGCTCCATACACCTTGTAGCCTTTGGAATTCACCTGTAAAAAAGGCAACAGATTTCGTCAATACCCAATTAAATGCCACAACTGCTGTTATAGCATATTCAAGACCAAAAGAGGGTACACTAAAATTCCTCACAGCCAAGTACATCAAAACTGCACCCGTTTCTCTGGTTTCCTGGCAAAGAGGCCGGTGCTTACCCGTTCCAGAACATCTGCTAAGTGTCGGTTGAGCCTCTGTTCCCTCTTGCGTAACTTGTCAATATCCCACTGAAGGTCATCAATCATAGTTTCCAGAACAGACACTCGAGATTCTGCTGTCTCCACTCTCTCTTGCAGCTTGGAGAACTGCAATCAAGAGAGTATTTCAGCCACCATACCTCATAGAATCAACATTTTCCAATATTATTGGatattactttttctcttattcaccATACCCCAGATTCATGTGCTTTCCATTTATCTTTTGCAGTGGTGACAGACCACTCAATTAACTGCCCTGAATATTACATTAGCTGAATCCCAACACAGtgaagaaaataagacaaaactgaaaatggaaaaagGGCAACAAGTTGGTAGTATCTGACAGTATCTACTCTACAAACCACTCTAATATCAAGCAAGGACAGCATTAACACGAACAGTTATTAAAGGAACTGAAACCACTGAAACAAATACTGCAAATCCCTTAATGACTGGGATTATCTTGTAATTAATGCTGTTACACATTCATAAACGACCCAGAAAAAACAAGGAATTTTAAATTACAACAACATTACATGATGTGTCTCACAGGTTTACACAACCACCTTAGCATCACCTTAACATTTcctctgctctgttttcttttaaaattaaacccTTTCAACCCATCGGTTTGGTTATACCCTCTCATTCAGTGAAGTCAGCCTGAATCACATACAAAATCTATGTGCATTTCTCCACAACTCTTTCCGTAACTTTGGTTCAGAAGGCAACTTTCAAATTTTGTTGTTCCCGTCTCTCTCCAAGGCAATAACCTGCTTTCCAAACTATGGTAAACAGAAATTATTCTAAGCAAGACCCCAAAgcagatttctttctctctcctttttataCCTCCTGTGACATGATTCGGTGCTTCTCCTGAAGAACATCAGCCAGCTCCTGCAGCCGTCCATTTTCATGTGAGAGGTAGGTATTAAGCTCCAGCACTGCTTCTTCCATCAATGAAATATCTGAAAGATGCATAAAGAAATGAACAGAAATCAAGGAAGCCTCTAATTTTTAAAcaccaaagtgaaaaataaagagaaaacagaaaaggaaatttcTGGTTTTATCTTTTGTTTACTACATCCCTCCAGCAAGAGGTTTCTGATGGTCTAATCTCCAGCCACACAGAGGTTTGATTTGCATTCACTAAGTGAAAGGCTGTGCAGTTCAATGCACTACTCACTCCAGATGGTCAGCAATCATTCAGCATCCCCAACACAGAATGTGCCCCTGTGATCCAGTGACATCTTAATGCAGGTCAAATTCATGTGTAAACCTGCTAAAACAGGTGGCTTAAGCTACTATATCAGATGACAATTAAAGGAACCGAGCACAGGCTCATGTTGTGCTAACACAAATACTATTACAGAGTTGAAGGCCGCCAACTAAGGATAGTAACGCTTTGCTACAGCAATGCTAGACCTGCCACACATCCTCGATCAGAGCATATAAAACACTATGGACAGCAGGCAAACCAAGGACGAGTTGATATTCCACCTAAATTTTCAAtcaaaatattaaaattttaagCTTAAGCTAATGAAGTTTTTCAGAGAGTCACCCAAATCTGAATTGAATCTGCTACATTAATTTTCAGAAGCCAGTGGTTCAGCGTGCCTCAGCAGAACTCTTCTTTGTGTTCAAAACTGACAGCTACACTAGGTAAACCAAGACACTAGATGGCTACCATTTTGTTCAAAACTCAGAGGAAACTGAGGAGCTGGTTATTCctacaacttttattaaactacaAGTGAGAAGGAGTCCAATATGAGTTCGCAATACAGATGGCACTTCTTCACTTGTAAGCATTGAAGCCTTTTACTCAGTGGCTGAGGACAGCTAAGTGATAAGGTTGAACAGTCATCTGTAAATTTTCAGGTGCACAAACACAGTGCAGAGAGAAACAACCCTTTCCCTAGCCCAACACACTGGGCAGAATACTCGGCATGCAAATTTAGAGGCAGCTATAATACACTGCTAGCATACAGTACTAGTCCTTATTAGAAGTTTGGGCTATCGAGAGTTTGGAAAGCTAAGtcaatttattttggaaaataaatgacCACAAGAAGGACAGGCTTTAACGCTTACAATGCAGAATCATGTCTAAGGTGGGGGTACATGAGGATCCTTGAGTACCAGTCATCTTGGTCGTACCTCCACTATTCAGCTTGTGGGTCAGCACATCCACTTTCTCCTGCAGCTTGTCATACATAGTCACAATCTGGGCGACAGCGCGGCGGGAGGACTCTACACgctcctgcagctgagattctATCTCCTCACTAGTGCTGCTGGCTAGGGTGGCTAGGAAAGAGAACGCTGGCTCCAGTCCTTCACCTGGGAACAGAAAGAGGTGCAAGGAGTAAATGTGCTATGACAAGCAACAGATCACTAGTCTTCATAATCTCTGTCACCCTTTAGAAACGGACATCAACACCGTCCACAGCTGAAATCCACCTTTTACACTGTCCTCACCCAGGTGTCTCACCTCGTTCCCTCTCATCTTTGCGCTCCTGATTGCTGTCTGAGTCTGGTTCAGGTTCTGGTACCACTAGTGCTTTTCTTTCAGACAGAAGGTCTCCAACACCTTGGTCGAGGTCAAAACGCTTAAGGATGATGCGAATATTTTCATCAAACTGAAGGATGAGATAGGCCAGACAAGACAAAGAATGGTTGTGAATAAAAGGAGTGCAGCAAAACAGAAGAGACGAGAGAACAACGTATGTaaaaagaatcacaaaatgtgtTACTAACCTGATTCCAGTATCGATTGATAATCAGCAGAGAGGCATCATCAGTGGCCTGACgacgctccagcttctcaatgTGCTCCCGTAGCTCATCTTCAATGGCTTGTCGCTGGTCCAACATCTCTGCTAGTTTCCTGTTCTTGGCCTGTAGGGTCCGGATGTCCAGCTCCTCCTGTGCAGATGCACAAGTTAGATCGCTGGGCTCATACAGAAGGTAGTGAGATATTTATGTGTACAGATTAAATAAAAAATGAGGTTGAGTGAGGGTGTGCAAGAAAGACATACCGTTGAAGAAACGCCACCAAGCTTAATGGTCTCCACTGTGGTCCCTGAGTCTTCAACCCCTGCTTTCTTCTCTGGAGGTGCAGAAGGGCCAGGGTCTCCAGCTGTCCGTTTATTGCCAATTCCAGACATGGTGGCTGAAGCATATAGACTCCCACCTTCTCTTCTTCCTGAACATTAAAGaacactattaaaaaaacccagcaaacacaCAGACAATCAACCCAATTTAGGGTTTTTAACATACAGATCCATCATGGTAACAAGATGTCCAACGCAGTACAGACCATATAACTCAAAAGGTTTTGGAAAATACTGGTCAAATATTAAGTCTTAAAATACACCACTGGGATTAGCACTGCAAGCAGCAagctgattggaaaaaaaaaaacactgttttGTAATGTTAAATTGGAAGCACTGTACCTTATCACactctttggaaaaaaatcttcatgcagGTTCAATCTCTGCTTTTTTGATCTCTCTCTGTATCAACAAAAATTATTTAGGTTAGACTTTAACAAGTAACTGAGACCATGTATATATGGCACCAGTTCATACCCCCTAATTGTTCTTATTACATCAACATTCAAAGCCAGTTAAAGCTGAGGGCAGCAATATCTTGAAGACAAGCCCTGTAAGAGTTTACATCGAGACGCGAAAAATCGTACAGAACGGAACAGCAATTGCCAGCCACGGTTTGTGGTCTGTAAAGACCCATTTGAAGAGCTTTCCTGTGTAACAAGAGAGACACTAACATGCTGAAGAGTATTTATCCCCACGCCAATGCAATCTGAAAAGCAAATActagttacagaatcacagaacagttgaggaTGGAAGGGATTCCTGCAGATCACCTGCTCAGTGCTCCTGAATAACACATGGTCAGTCAGCGCAGGCTGCCAAGGGCCTTGTCCAGTCAGCTTTTGAGCATCTCCAGAGACAGAAACTCTGCAATGCCTCCGGGCAACCTATCCCACTATTTGATTGACCCTCAGCATTAAAacagggtggggttttttaatgtttgaaCAGTATTTCAGTTCCCTAAAATATTATTtagtaaaacaaaaaatatcacaGTAAAGGgttcccaaaacaaacaaaatagctAGTGCTGGAAAACTAAACCAATTAGATCTTCATGACATATACATTCTTCTCCCATATTCACTGATGCTGTGCTGACTCCATCCACAGATCTCATTCTACCTCTAAACTAAATGAAACTCTGAAGTAAATGAAATACCAACCATTAGTCTAAGGTTTGTATTGTGCCACTTAAATGACACAGTTAAACTAAAGGTTACAAACTGAACCTGTCAGTTCTTACACATTTGTTTTACTTGAGCAGTTCTGTTGAAAGTAATAAAGCTACCGTATTTCTAAGATTAAGCTGGTAGACTGCTTTGCCAAATATTATAATTTAACCAGCATTTTAGCCTGGCATTGCCATTCACCATATGCAAAATaatctaaagatttttttctaaatgagtTACTGAAACAGCACATATACTGTTCCTGTAACGGGTCTTTTAATGCAAGTACTAAATACAcctc
The Patagioenas fasciata isolate bPatFas1 chromosome Z, bPatFas1.hap1, whole genome shotgun sequence DNA segment above includes these coding regions:
- the RNF20 gene encoding E3 ubiquitin-protein ligase BRE1A, with product MSGIGNKRTAGDPGPSAPPEKKAGVEDSGTTVETIKLGGVSSTEELDIRTLQAKNRKLAEMLDQRQAIEDELREHIEKLERRQATDDASLLIINRYWNQFDENIRIILKRFDLDQGVGDLLSERKALVVPEPEPDSDSNQERKDERERGEGLEPAFSFLATLASSTSEEIESQLQERVESSRRAVAQIVTMYDKLQEKVDVLTHKLNSGDISLMEEAVLELNTYLSHENGRLQELADVLQEKHRIMSQEFSKLQERVETAESRVSVLETMIDDLQWDIDKLRKREQRLNRHLADVLERVNSKGYKVYGAGSSLYGGTITINARKFEEMNAELEENKELAVNRLNELEELRQDLEEVTTQNEKLKVELRRAVEEAVKETPEYRCMQSQFSVLYNESLQLKAHLDEARTLLHGTRTTHQRQVELIERDEVSLHKKLRTEVIQLEDTLAQVRKEYEMLRIEFEQTLAANEQAGPINREMRHLISSLQNHNHQLKGEVLRYKRKLREAQSDLSKIRSRSGSALLQSQSSTEDTKEEPPEIKQEPDDPSAQVSVPKAASEDVNEMKARRDEEERERERREREREREKEKEKEREREKEKEKEKEREREKQKQKESEKERESKEKEKGKHEDGRKKEAEAIKQLKAELKKAQESQKEMKLLLDMYRSAPKEQRDKVQLMAAEKKAKAELEELRQRVKELEDKEKKESKKMADEDALRKIRAVEEQIEYLQKKLAMAKQEEEALLSEMDVTGQAFEDMQEQNIRLMQQLREKDDANFKLMSERIKSNQIHKLLKEEKEELADQVLTLKTQVDAQLQVVRKLEEKEHLLQSSIGTGEKELGLRTQALEMNKRKAMDAAQLADDLKAQLELAQKKLHDFQEEIVENRVTREKEMFNFKRTEEDISRLRRKLESTKKPDMVPNCDEILMEEIKDYKARLTCPCCNMRKKDAVLTKCFHVFCFECVKTRYDTRQRKCPKCNAAFGANDFHRIYIG